The following are encoded together in the Neomonachus schauinslandi chromosome X, ASM220157v2, whole genome shotgun sequence genome:
- the RPL39 gene encoding 60S ribosomal protein L39, with product MSSHKTFRIKRFLAKKQKQNRPIPQWIRMKTGNKIRYNSKRRHWRRTKLGL from the exons ATG TCTTCTCACAAGACTTTCAGAATCAAGCGATTcctggccaagaaacaaaagcagaatcgtCCCATTCCCCAGTGGATTCGGATGAAAACTGGTAATAAGATCAG GTACAACTCCAAGAGGAGGCACTGGAGGAGAACCAAGCTGGGTCTGTAA